From a single Planococcus shenhongbingii genomic region:
- a CDS encoding NYN domain-containing protein: MDILLVDGYNIIGDWSELKELKKEKLADARDRLIEQMAEYQSYKGWRVIIVFDAHLVPGIEAKNMRHDIEVIYTKESETADERIEKLATSLSNRRDQIHVATSDMTEQRVIFGKGALRISARELKIEMDEIQQNISKKVKEIQEERAFSKISLSDEIAEIFEKWRRGQK, encoded by the coding sequence ATGGACATTCTACTGGTTGATGGATATAACATCATTGGAGACTGGTCGGAACTAAAAGAACTGAAAAAAGAGAAGCTTGCAGATGCCAGGGACCGGCTGATTGAACAAATGGCCGAATATCAAAGCTACAAGGGCTGGCGTGTCATTATTGTATTTGATGCCCATTTGGTTCCCGGAATCGAAGCGAAAAATATGCGGCATGACATTGAAGTGATTTATACCAAAGAAAGCGAAACGGCAGATGAACGAATTGAAAAATTGGCAACTAGCCTGAGCAACCGGCGGGATCAGATTCATGTAGCTACATCTGACATGACAGAACAAAGAGTAATTTTCGGAAAAGGAGCGTTACGAATTTCCGCCAGAGAATTAAAAATTGAAATGGATGAAATTCAACAGAATATTTCAAAAAAAGTGAAAGAAATCCAGGAGGAGCGTGCATTTTCCAAGATTTCACTTTCGGACGAAATAGCTGAAATTTTCGAAAAATGGCGTCGAGGACAGAAATGA
- the cysS gene encoding cysteine--tRNA ligase: protein MTIQVFNSLTRQKEEFIPLEEGKVKMYVCGPTVYNYIHIGNARPVIVYDTVRRYLMYRGYDVTYVSNFTDVDDKLIRAANELGEEVPQIAERFIKAYFEDTKALGCAEADIHPRVMDHIPQIIEFIEVLIEKGYAYESQGDVYYRTRKFEGYGKLSHQSVDELKVGARIETGDKKEDALDFALWKSAKPGEISWESPWGAGRPGWHIECSVMAREHLGDTIDIHAGGQDLTFPHHENEIAQSEALTGKTFARYWMHNGYINIDNEKMSKSLNNFVLVNDILKELDPQVLRMFMLSVHYRHPINYSQNLVEDAIAGLERLRTAYANLKHRLETSADLGDHSDIWLSKINEIKEAFIETMDDDFNTAAGISKIFDLSRLSNTYLLEKQTATEVLEAFISMFDELAGVLGLPFKREEELLDAEVEALMAERIEARKNRDFARADEIRDLFKEKNILLEDTAQGTRWKRG, encoded by the coding sequence ATGACGATTCAAGTTTTTAATTCGTTAACGCGCCAAAAAGAGGAGTTTATCCCGTTAGAAGAGGGAAAAGTAAAAATGTATGTATGTGGGCCTACGGTCTATAACTATATCCATATCGGCAATGCACGACCGGTAATTGTTTATGACACGGTACGCCGTTATTTGATGTACCGCGGATATGATGTGACTTACGTTTCGAATTTTACAGATGTGGATGACAAATTGATTCGTGCGGCAAATGAACTGGGCGAAGAAGTTCCGCAAATCGCCGAACGTTTTATCAAAGCTTATTTTGAAGATACGAAAGCGCTTGGCTGTGCAGAAGCGGATATTCATCCACGTGTGATGGACCATATTCCGCAAATCATCGAGTTTATCGAAGTGCTGATTGAAAAAGGCTATGCCTATGAATCGCAAGGAGATGTCTATTACCGGACCCGTAAATTCGAAGGCTATGGAAAATTGTCGCATCAATCGGTTGATGAACTAAAAGTTGGTGCGCGTATTGAAACTGGCGACAAGAAAGAAGATGCATTGGATTTCGCTTTGTGGAAATCGGCAAAACCGGGTGAGATTTCATGGGAAAGCCCGTGGGGAGCAGGTCGTCCGGGTTGGCATATTGAATGTTCCGTCATGGCACGAGAGCATTTGGGTGATACGATTGACATTCATGCAGGCGGACAAGATTTAACATTCCCGCATCATGAAAATGAAATTGCGCAATCCGAAGCGCTGACTGGAAAGACGTTTGCCCGCTACTGGATGCATAACGGTTATATCAATATCGACAATGAGAAAATGTCTAAGTCGTTGAATAATTTCGTATTGGTCAATGACATTCTGAAAGAGCTGGATCCGCAAGTTCTTCGCATGTTTATGCTGTCAGTGCATTATCGCCATCCGATCAATTATTCACAGAACTTAGTGGAAGACGCGATTGCAGGCCTTGAACGTTTGCGCACGGCTTATGCGAATTTGAAGCATCGTCTGGAAACGTCTGCTGATTTAGGTGACCATTCGGATATTTGGCTGTCAAAAATCAACGAAATCAAAGAAGCTTTTATTGAAACGATGGACGATGACTTTAATACAGCAGCCGGCATTTCAAAGATATTCGATTTGTCGCGATTGTCTAATACCTATCTATTGGAAAAGCAGACAGCAACGGAAGTGCTGGAAGCGTTCATTTCGATGTTTGATGAACTGGCTGGCGTATTAGGTTTGCCGTTCAAGCGGGAAGAGGAATTGCTGGATGCGGAAGTGGAAGCGCTGATGGCCGAACGAATTGAAGCGCGCAAGAACCGTGATTTCGCAAGAGCGGATGAAATCCGCGACTTATTTAAGGAAAAGAATATTCTTTTAGAAGATACAGCGCAAGGCACGCGTTGGAAAAGGGGGTAA
- a CDS encoding PIN/TRAM domain-containing protein, with product MLKKIIQILFLLIGAAVGIIFLPYVFELIPILDSPWVNNAIVSAVIGAIIFFLLSLLFADLIVKFMKWMEEKLLHAPTPDLLFGTIGLIIGLVVAFLIGFALNTIEIPIVATAAPIILSVVLGYLGFAVGFQKREEIISMLVPQRLAVANKKPEIEAPVEKVSYKLLDTSVIIDGRIADISATGFMEGTFVVPQFVLSELQHIADSSDTLKRTRGRRGLDILKRLQSEREGAIMITEESFDEVSEVDLKLMRAAKKMGGQVVTNDFNLNKVCELHNVPVLNINDLANAVKPVVIPGEDMHVVVIKDGKEQNQGVAYLDDGTMIVIEDGKGFIGQAIDVTVTSVLQTSAGRMIFAKPREGRQASMNG from the coding sequence ATGTTAAAGAAGATTATCCAAATTTTGTTTTTACTAATTGGCGCTGCAGTTGGAATCATATTTTTACCTTACGTATTTGAACTTATCCCTATTCTCGACAGCCCATGGGTCAATAATGCAATCGTATCAGCTGTTATTGGCGCAATTATTTTCTTTTTATTATCTCTATTATTTGCTGATTTAATTGTTAAGTTTATGAAATGGATGGAAGAAAAACTGCTCCATGCCCCGACGCCGGATTTGTTGTTCGGAACGATCGGGTTGATCATCGGATTAGTGGTAGCGTTCCTTATTGGGTTTGCCTTAAATACCATTGAAATTCCGATTGTTGCTACAGCTGCACCTATTATTCTGTCGGTAGTGCTTGGTTACTTAGGTTTTGCGGTAGGCTTTCAAAAGCGGGAAGAAATTATCTCCATGCTGGTTCCCCAAAGGCTGGCTGTGGCCAATAAAAAGCCGGAGATTGAAGCGCCGGTTGAAAAAGTGTCGTATAAATTACTGGATACGAGCGTTATTATCGATGGACGAATCGCTGATATTTCAGCCACTGGTTTCATGGAAGGTACATTTGTAGTTCCACAATTTGTTTTGTCTGAATTGCAGCATATTGCCGATTCATCCGACACATTAAAGCGGACGCGCGGCCGAAGAGGTTTGGATATTTTAAAACGTCTCCAAAGTGAACGCGAAGGTGCTATTATGATTACAGAAGAAAGTTTTGATGAAGTCAGTGAAGTGGATTTGAAATTAATGCGCGCTGCTAAGAAAATGGGAGGCCAAGTGGTGACCAATGACTTTAACTTGAATAAAGTCTGTGAACTGCACAATGTCCCTGTTTTGAATATTAATGATTTAGCAAATGCAGTGAAGCCAGTAGTTATACCTGGTGAAGATATGCATGTTGTCGTCATCAAAGACGGCAAAGAGCAAAATCAAGGCGTTGCGTATTTAGATGATGGTACAATGATTGTCATCGAAGATGGCAAAGGCTTTATTGGGCAGGCAATTGATGTTACGGTTACTAGCGTGCTGCAAACTTCTGCAGGACGGATGATTTTTGCCAAGCCTCGGGAAGGCCGCCAAGCCTCAATGAATGGATAA
- the sigH gene encoding RNA polymerase sporulation sigma factor SigH: MVNHEQVQAQRFTEMTDEELVSLVHSGNTEALDFLITKFRHFVRMKARSYFLIGADKEDIIQEGMIGLYKAIRDFRSEKLSSFRAFAELCIIRQIITAIKTATRQKHIPLNSYVSLDKPIYDEESDRTLMDVLTGNGADDPEEMMINNEEFLYMEAKMGEVLSDLEREVLALYLDGQSYQEISMKLERHVKSIDNALQRVKRKLERHLQFDETRMS; the protein is encoded by the coding sequence GTGGTAAATCATGAGCAAGTTCAAGCCCAGCGATTCACAGAAATGACAGATGAAGAACTTGTTAGTTTAGTCCACAGCGGAAATACTGAAGCCTTGGATTTTTTAATTACGAAGTTTCGGCATTTTGTCCGTATGAAAGCCCGTTCCTATTTTTTGATTGGTGCTGATAAAGAAGATATTATCCAAGAAGGAATGATTGGCTTATATAAAGCCATCCGGGATTTTAGAAGTGAAAAATTATCTTCTTTCCGGGCATTTGCTGAACTATGCATCATTCGCCAAATCATTACAGCTATTAAAACTGCCACCAGGCAAAAACACATTCCGCTAAATTCCTATGTGTCTCTTGATAAGCCGATTTACGATGAAGAATCGGATCGGACTTTAATGGATGTACTGACTGGCAATGGTGCTGATGATCCAGAAGAGATGATGATCAATAATGAAGAATTTTTGTATATGGAAGCTAAAATGGGAGAAGTTCTGAGCGACCTTGAGCGGGAAGTATTGGCCCTTTATTTGGATGGTCAGTCTTATCAGGAAATTTCCATGAAGCTGGAACGCCATGTGAAATCAATCGACAATGCCTTGCAGCGGGTGAAGCGAAAGTTGGAACGGCACCTGCAATTTGATGAGACGCGTATGTCTTAG
- the secE gene encoding preprotein translocase subunit SecE, protein MGNIGSFFKNVVSEMRKVSWPKRKELTRYTIVVLSTVIFMALFFALIDTVISELFRWFLAL, encoded by the coding sequence ATGGGCAACATTGGCAGTTTCTTTAAGAACGTCGTTTCGGAAATGAGAAAAGTAAGCTGGCCTAAAAGGAAAGAATTGACTCGTTATACGATCGTTGTTCTTTCAACTGTAATCTTCATGGCTCTTTTCTTCGCATTGATTGATACAGTTATTTCGGAATTATTCCGATGGTTCTTAGCGCTTTAA
- a CDS encoding Mini-ribonuclease 3 — translation MYVLRNSDVDQLNALALAYMGDAVYEQAVREHLLRSGRVKPNILHRQSTAFVSAKAQAMVLKRLTEEEFLTEAELAVMRRGRNAKSGSVPKNTDVQTYNFSTAFEAVLGWLYLKEQQERVDEIITYAINIVEELRGVIK, via the coding sequence GTGTACGTTTTACGAAACAGCGACGTTGACCAATTGAACGCGTTGGCTCTCGCATATATGGGAGATGCGGTTTATGAACAGGCTGTGCGTGAGCATCTCTTGCGCTCAGGCCGCGTCAAACCGAACATTCTTCATCGCCAGTCGACGGCATTCGTTTCTGCTAAAGCGCAGGCGATGGTACTGAAGCGGTTGACGGAAGAGGAATTTTTGACGGAAGCGGAACTGGCTGTTATGAGAAGAGGCCGTAACGCGAAGTCGGGTTCGGTGCCAAAAAATACCGATGTCCAAACGTATAATTTCAGTACCGCATTTGAAGCGGTTCTTGGCTGGCTGTATTTAAAAGAGCAGCAAGAGCGAGTGGATGAAATTATTACGTATGCCATCAATATCGTAGAAGAGCTGAGAGGAGTGATCAAATGA
- the rlmB gene encoding 23S rRNA (guanosine(2251)-2'-O)-methyltransferase RlmB, producing the protein MSEDLTPEIIGGKNPVLEALRADRDVNKIWVAEGVQKKGITELLQLAKEKGVLVQFVPKKKIDGLTDSNHQGIAAAVAAYNYAELNDLFNAAAARSEDPFFLILDELEDPHNLGSIMRTADAIGVHGLIIPRRRAVGLTAVVAKSSTGAIEHVPVVRVNNLSQTVDELKKRGVWIAGTDAKESMDYRNMDAGLPLAIIIGSEGKGMSRILRDKCDFLYQLPMIGHVTSLNASVAASLLMYEVYRKRNPLG; encoded by the coding sequence ATGAGCGAGGATTTAACACCGGAAATTATTGGCGGCAAAAACCCCGTACTGGAAGCATTGCGCGCCGACCGGGATGTTAATAAAATCTGGGTAGCTGAAGGTGTCCAGAAAAAAGGAATAACAGAATTATTGCAGTTGGCAAAAGAAAAAGGTGTTTTAGTCCAATTTGTACCAAAAAAGAAAATTGACGGCTTGACGGATTCAAATCACCAGGGCATCGCAGCTGCGGTGGCGGCTTATAACTATGCGGAATTGAATGATTTGTTCAACGCTGCAGCAGCGCGCTCGGAAGATCCGTTCTTTTTAATACTGGACGAATTGGAAGATCCGCATAACCTGGGTTCCATTATGAGAACAGCAGATGCCATTGGGGTTCATGGCTTGATTATCCCAAGGCGGCGGGCGGTTGGCCTGACAGCCGTTGTGGCAAAGTCTTCAACTGGAGCAATTGAACATGTGCCAGTCGTCCGGGTTAATAATTTGTCGCAAACTGTTGATGAGTTGAAAAAACGCGGAGTGTGGATTGCCGGAACAGACGCTAAGGAATCAATGGATTACCGGAATATGGATGCCGGCTTGCCACTCGCTATTATTATTGGCAGTGAAGGAAAAGGCATGAGCCGAATTCTACGTGATAAATGCGATTTTCTTTACCAGTTGCCGATGATTGGCCATGTGACATCATTAAATGCATCCGTTGCAGCAAGTCTTCTGATGTATGAAGTCTATCGGAAGCGCAATCCCCTCGGTTGA
- the rpmG gene encoding 50S ribosomal protein L33, translating into MAKKIVLSCSKCASRNYTIPAKKESGTRLELKKFCAHCNGHTVHKQTL; encoded by the coding sequence ATGGCTAAAAAAATCGTTTTAAGCTGCTCGAAATGTGCATCCCGCAATTATACGATTCCGGCTAAAAAGGAATCTGGCACACGTTTGGAACTTAAAAAATTCTGTGCTCATTGCAATGGGCATACCGTGCATAAACAAACGTTATGA
- the radA gene encoding DNA repair protein RadA has protein sequence MAKKKTKFICQSCGYESAKWMGKCPGCGEWNQMVEEVEVAAPKGTRGAFQHSAAVSQKATPINSIKTEEEPRVETEMGELNRVLGGGIVPGSLVLIGGDPGIGKSTLLLQVSAMLANSGSRVLYISGEESIRQTKLRAERLNASSSELFIYAETNLELIHHTIEDVAPDFVIVDSIQTVHHPEVTSAPGSVTQVRESTAELMRIAKTKNIAIFLVGHVTKEGQIAGPRILEHMVDTVLYFEGERHHTYRILRSVKNRFGSTNEIAIFEMLQGGLKEVLNPSELFLQERSSGAAGSTVVASMEGTRPILVEIQALVTPSSFNYPKRMATGIDQNRVSLLMAVLEKRVGMLLQAQDAYIKVAGGVKLDEPAIDLAVLASIVSSYRDKAPNVYDCIIGEVGLTGEVRRVSRIEQRVQEAAKLGFKRAIVPASNLGGWDYPEGIRVIGVESVNDALKEIFPQ, from the coding sequence ATGGCTAAGAAAAAGACGAAGTTTATTTGTCAGTCGTGCGGTTATGAATCTGCAAAATGGATGGGGAAATGCCCAGGATGCGGAGAATGGAATCAGATGGTAGAAGAAGTGGAAGTAGCGGCGCCTAAAGGGACACGTGGTGCGTTTCAGCATTCCGCTGCTGTTTCCCAAAAAGCGACGCCGATTAATTCCATTAAAACAGAGGAAGAACCACGCGTAGAGACTGAGATGGGCGAGTTGAACCGGGTGCTGGGCGGCGGTATTGTACCAGGTTCTCTCGTTTTGATTGGAGGAGACCCGGGAATCGGGAAGTCCACCTTGCTTCTCCAAGTGTCTGCCATGCTTGCCAATAGCGGCAGCCGCGTATTGTATATCTCCGGAGAAGAGTCTATTCGCCAAACTAAATTACGGGCAGAGCGTTTAAATGCTTCTTCTTCAGAATTGTTCATCTATGCAGAGACCAATCTGGAATTGATTCATCATACAATTGAAGATGTTGCACCTGATTTTGTTATTGTGGATTCGATTCAAACAGTTCACCATCCAGAAGTGACTTCAGCTCCGGGAAGCGTGACACAGGTCCGGGAAAGCACAGCGGAATTGATGCGCATTGCAAAAACAAAAAATATCGCGATCTTCTTGGTAGGGCACGTAACTAAAGAAGGACAAATTGCGGGACCACGTATTCTCGAGCATATGGTGGATACGGTACTGTATTTTGAAGGGGAACGCCATCATACTTACCGCATTTTGCGAAGTGTGAAAAACCGCTTTGGTTCAACCAACGAAATTGCAATCTTTGAAATGCTACAAGGCGGGTTGAAGGAAGTGCTGAACCCATCTGAATTGTTTTTGCAGGAACGTTCGAGCGGAGCAGCCGGATCAACGGTAGTGGCTTCAATGGAAGGGACACGCCCAATTTTGGTGGAAATCCAGGCGCTCGTCACGCCTTCGAGCTTTAACTATCCAAAACGGATGGCGACAGGAATTGATCAAAACCGCGTATCGCTGTTGATGGCGGTGCTAGAGAAACGAGTCGGCATGTTGTTACAGGCCCAAGATGCCTATATCAAAGTCGCGGGTGGGGTAAAGCTTGATGAACCGGCAATTGATTTGGCAGTGCTCGCAAGCATTGTTTCAAGTTACCGGGATAAAGCGCCGAATGTCTATGATTGCATTATCGGTGAAGTTGGGCTGACTGGTGAAGTTCGCCGTGTATCGAGGATTGAACAACGCGTCCAGGAAGCGGCTAAGTTAGGGTTTAAACGGGCAATAGTGCCAGCTTCTAATTTAGGAGGCTGGGATTACCCAGAAGGAATACGGGTAATTGGTGTTGAAAGTGTAAATGATGCATTAAAAGAAATTTTTCCACAATGA
- the ispF gene encoding 2-C-methyl-D-erythritol 2,4-cyclodiphosphate synthase: MIRIGQGYDVHQLAKGRPFILGGIEIPHDRGLLGHSDADVLLHTITDAALGAICGGDIGKHFPDTDPEFKDADSKKLLTHIWQYVKEQGYELGNVDCTVIAQKPKLAPYIEEMRESIAKLLEADVSQVNVKATTSEHLGFVGREEGIAALAVILLVQRPLSLDVPE, encoded by the coding sequence ATGATTAGAATTGGACAAGGATATGACGTACATCAATTAGCGAAAGGGAGACCTTTCATTTTAGGGGGGATTGAAATTCCTCATGACCGCGGGTTGCTTGGTCATTCGGATGCAGATGTCCTGCTTCATACGATTACGGATGCTGCACTCGGAGCGATTTGCGGCGGCGATATCGGCAAACATTTCCCGGACACCGATCCTGAGTTTAAAGATGCGGATTCAAAAAAATTATTGACGCATATTTGGCAATACGTAAAGGAGCAAGGCTATGAATTAGGCAACGTGGATTGCACAGTGATTGCCCAAAAACCGAAACTGGCTCCTTATATTGAAGAAATGCGTGAGTCAATTGCCAAGTTATTAGAAGCTGATGTTTCCCAAGTCAATGTCAAAGCAACGACATCTGAACATCTTGGGTTTGTAGGACGCGAAGAAGGAATTGCAGCGCTTGCTGTGATTTTATTGGTACAACGTCCGCTTTCGCTGGATGTACCAGAGTGA
- the nusG gene encoding transcription termination/antitermination protein NusG has protein sequence MEKNWYVVHTYSGYENKVKANLEKRVETMGMEDLIFRVIIPEEQETDFKDGKKRTVMRKTFPGYVLVELIMTDESWYVVRNTPGVTGFIGSSGGGAKPTPLLDEEVEFILKQMGMTSRKVEINFAVSDTVEVMEGPFANFQGKVEEIDETKGKVKVSIDIFGRETKMELDFEQVQKV, from the coding sequence ATGGAGAAAAATTGGTATGTGGTCCATACGTATTCCGGTTACGAAAACAAAGTTAAAGCGAACTTGGAAAAGCGTGTTGAAACAATGGGTATGGAAGATCTTATCTTCCGCGTCATCATTCCAGAAGAGCAGGAAACAGATTTTAAAGATGGCAAAAAACGCACAGTCATGCGCAAAACTTTCCCAGGCTATGTTTTAGTTGAATTAATTATGACAGATGAGTCTTGGTATGTGGTCAGAAACACTCCGGGTGTAACCGGCTTTATCGGGTCATCAGGCGGTGGCGCGAAACCGACGCCTCTACTGGATGAAGAAGTCGAATTCATTTTGAAACAGATGGGTATGACTTCACGCAAGGTGGAAATCAACTTTGCGGTTAGTGATACAGTGGAAGTGATGGAAGGGCCATTCGCGAACTTCCAAGGAAAAGTGGAAGAAATCGACGAGACCAAAGGCAAAGTCAAAGTATCGATTGATATCTTTGGGCGCGAAACAAAAATGGAACTGGATTTCGAGCAAGTACAAAAAGTATAA
- the gltX gene encoding glutamate--tRNA ligase, translating into MTQEVRVRYAPSPTGHLHIGGARTALFNYLFARHHNGKFIVRIEDTDIARNIEAGELSQLDNLKWLGIDYDESVDIGGEYGPYRQMERLDLYKGYAEEMLENGTAYKCFCTPEKLEAEREEQKAAGIAAPQYAGTCRNLTAEEVAEKEAAGLPYTLRMKVPTDVTYEFEDLVRGTVSFESKDVGDWVLVKTNGIPTYNFAVVVDDHLMKISHVFRGEEHLSNTPKQLMVFDAFGWEYPTFGHMTLIINEDRKKLSKRDESILQFISQYKDLGYIPEALFNFFALLGWSPEGEEEIFSKEELIRIFDVKRLSKSPSMFDKQKLMWMNNQYIKQLPLEEVVKLSLPHLQKAGKLPETLSEEQSVWAEKLIALYHDQMSFGAEIVELSDLFFADELSYGEAEKEVLAGEQVPEVMASFKEQLEALEAFEPAEIKAAIKAVQKATGHKGKNLFMPIRVVTTGQTHGPELPDSIALLGKEKTIARVSQFVKA; encoded by the coding sequence ATGACACAAGAAGTACGAGTACGCTATGCACCGAGCCCAACTGGCCATTTACATATCGGCGGTGCCCGCACTGCGCTTTTCAATTATTTGTTTGCCCGCCATCATAACGGCAAATTCATCGTCCGCATCGAGGATACTGACATTGCCCGGAACATTGAAGCAGGTGAGCTGTCGCAGCTGGATAATCTAAAATGGCTGGGCATTGATTATGATGAATCAGTGGATATCGGCGGCGAGTATGGCCCTTATCGCCAAATGGAACGTTTGGATCTTTATAAAGGCTATGCAGAGGAAATGCTTGAAAACGGGACGGCTTATAAATGCTTCTGTACACCGGAAAAACTGGAAGCAGAACGTGAAGAACAAAAAGCGGCTGGTATTGCCGCTCCGCAATACGCTGGCACTTGCCGTAATCTGACGGCTGAAGAAGTTGCAGAAAAAGAAGCGGCTGGTTTGCCGTATACGCTCCGTATGAAAGTGCCAACTGACGTAACGTATGAGTTTGAAGATTTGGTGCGCGGCACGGTTTCATTCGAATCGAAAGACGTTGGTGACTGGGTGCTAGTTAAAACAAACGGCATTCCCACATATAACTTTGCGGTTGTAGTGGACGATCATTTGATGAAGATTTCTCATGTTTTCCGAGGCGAAGAGCATTTGTCGAATACTCCGAAACAATTGATGGTGTTTGATGCTTTCGGTTGGGAGTATCCTACTTTTGGCCACATGACATTAATCATTAATGAAGATCGCAAGAAACTGTCAAAACGTGATGAATCAATTTTGCAGTTCATCTCTCAATACAAAGACCTGGGTTATATTCCAGAAGCTTTGTTTAATTTCTTTGCACTCTTAGGTTGGTCTCCGGAAGGCGAAGAAGAAATTTTTTCAAAAGAAGAGCTGATTCGTATTTTTGACGTGAAACGTTTGTCAAAATCACCATCCATGTTTGATAAGCAGAAATTAATGTGGATGAATAACCAATACATTAAGCAATTGCCGCTTGAAGAAGTAGTGAAATTGTCACTGCCTCATCTGCAGAAAGCGGGCAAACTGCCTGAAACTTTATCAGAAGAACAGTCCGTATGGGCAGAAAAACTGATTGCGTTGTACCACGACCAAATGAGCTTTGGTGCTGAAATTGTGGAACTGTCTGATTTATTCTTCGCCGATGAACTGTCTTACGGCGAAGCGGAAAAAGAAGTGCTTGCAGGAGAGCAAGTGCCGGAAGTGATGGCTTCATTCAAGGAGCAGCTTGAGGCGCTGGAAGCTTTTGAACCGGCAGAAATCAAAGCGGCTATCAAAGCGGTACAAAAAGCAACGGGGCATAAAGGAAAGAATTTGTTCATGCCGATTCGGGTTGTAACGACAGGCCAGACACACGGCCCTGAATTGCCGGATTCGATTGCTTTGCTGGGGAAAGAGAAAACGATTGCCCGCGTTTCTCAATTCGTAAAAGCGTAA
- the ispD gene encoding 2-C-methyl-D-erythritol 4-phosphate cytidylyltransferase, with protein MKYTVVLPAAGSGKRMKANKNKLLLELFDKPIFLYTLEVFQQDPQCEAIWLAVKEEERSIIDHYVTKYRITKVHGYADGGMERQDSVRACLEAIPPCGVVLVHDAARPFISRDVITRLVETAKTCGAAIAAVPVKDTIKKAANGIITETVDRNQLWMVQTPQAFDYNLILKAAKSAVEDDFLGTDEAMLVERLGHPVQIVESTYENVKMTTPEDLIYGKAILESQIQEGQR; from the coding sequence ATGAAATATACAGTCGTCTTGCCTGCTGCGGGCAGCGGGAAACGGATGAAAGCAAATAAAAATAAATTATTGCTTGAGCTTTTTGACAAGCCAATTTTCCTTTACACTTTGGAAGTATTTCAGCAAGACCCACAGTGTGAGGCTATTTGGCTTGCGGTAAAAGAAGAAGAACGTTCGATCATCGATCATTATGTTACTAAATATCGCATCACCAAAGTTCATGGCTACGCAGACGGTGGAATGGAGCGGCAAGACAGTGTAAGAGCTTGTCTTGAAGCGATTCCGCCTTGTGGCGTTGTGCTGGTGCACGACGCGGCACGGCCATTCATTTCACGTGATGTTATTACGCGACTAGTTGAAACCGCGAAAACTTGCGGTGCAGCGATTGCAGCAGTACCGGTAAAAGACACAATTAAAAAAGCGGCAAATGGCATTATTACCGAAACGGTGGACCGCAACCAATTGTGGATGGTTCAAACCCCACAAGCGTTTGATTATAACTTAATTTTAAAAGCTGCGAAATCGGCAGTTGAAGATGATTTCCTTGGGACAGACGAAGCCATGCTTGTGGAACGCTTGGGCCATCCGGTGCAAATTGTAGAAAGCACCTATGAAAATGTAAAAATGACAACGCCGGAAGATTTGATTTATGGCAAAGCTATTTTGGAAAGCCAGATACAGGAGGGGCAAAGATGA
- the cysE gene encoding serine O-acetyltransferase, which translates to MWKLLKDDVDVIFEQDPAARSYLEVILTYSGLHAIWGHRLAHFFFKKKLFFIARVISQISRFFTGIEIHPGAVIGRRFFIDHGMGVVIGETCIIGDNVTLYQGVTLGGTGKERGKRHPTLEDNVLVATGAKVLGSIVIGANSKVGAGSVVLKNVPANATVVGVPGKVVIQDGIKVKPDLNHQNMPDPVMDKCESMELKIAALQHEIEQLKNAQKKEGCPK; encoded by the coding sequence GTGTGGAAATTACTAAAAGATGATGTCGATGTCATCTTCGAACAAGATCCTGCGGCCCGGAGCTATTTAGAAGTTATCCTGACGTATTCTGGTCTGCATGCCATTTGGGGACACCGGCTGGCGCATTTCTTTTTCAAGAAAAAATTATTCTTTATTGCACGGGTCATTTCGCAAATTAGCCGCTTTTTCACCGGAATTGAAATTCATCCGGGCGCAGTCATTGGCCGACGTTTTTTTATTGATCACGGCATGGGGGTTGTCATTGGCGAGACATGTATCATCGGTGACAACGTAACGCTGTATCAAGGAGTGACGCTCGGTGGGACAGGCAAAGAACGCGGGAAGCGCCATCCGACCTTGGAAGATAATGTGCTGGTGGCAACAGGAGCGAAAGTTCTTGGATCCATTGTTATTGGGGCCAATTCGAAAGTGGGAGCCGGTTCAGTGGTCTTGAAAAATGTTCCCGCAAATGCAACAGTCGTCGGTGTTCCAGGGAAAGTGGTCATCCAGGACGGGATTAAAGTGAAGCCGGATTTGAATCACCAAAATATGCCGGACCCGGTCATGGATAAATGCGAGTCGATGGAATTGAAAATCGCTGCGCTGCAGCATGAAATTGAACAATTGAAAAATGCTCAGAAGAAAGAAGGATGCCCGAAATGA